The Funiculus sociatus GB2-C1 genomic sequence ATTTCTGGAGCGCAGTGGTTAGCCAAAAATGTGAGTCAAATGCTCAAACTACGTTGCGCTTACCTCAACGAACTCCTATCTGTTTGATATTCTTGCAAAACCGGGATGCTCCCGTCAATGTTGGATTTCGTATTTCAACCCAACCTAATAATAAACAGCGTGACCTAATGCCAAACTAGCAACCAGCATTCCTAGAACTAGAAAAGGTTGAGCGCTTGCCTGATATTTCACATCATTTTTCAGGGGATCGCGCAGAAAATACATATCCTGAAAAGTGATTTGGGGGATGATGAGTAATATCAAGATTGCCGCATAAAGATTTTGGTGGATGCTAATTAAATACGCGGCAATTCCAGCTTGAAAAATATCGATCATTAGCACGCATATCCATGCAGCCGTGCCAACGCCAAACATCACCGGAAGCGATTGTAGACCGAGTTGGCGATCGCCTTCAACACTCTTGAAGTCATTCACCACCGCGATTCCCAACCCCGCCAAACTGTAGAACAGCGTCAGAATCATAATCGTAGCGTTTAACTCGCCAAACAGCGCGTGACCAGTCCACCAGGGAAGAGCAATATAACTGGCACCCAGTGCGTAATTGCCTAGCCAGCCATTTTTCTTCAGCTTCAGCGGTGGCGCAGAATAAATATAGGCTAGAAAAGTACCACCCAAGGCAATGCAGGTGATGGTAGGAAAATCATGCCCTGCCCATCTATCTAAAACGTAGGAAAGACCTAACCCTGCAAATAACAGCAGCAAAATTTGCGTTACCACTTGGGGAACAGAAATGGCACCAGAGGGAATAGGACGGTAAGGTTCGTTAATCGCGTCGATATCGCGATCGTAAAAGTCATTTAAAGTTTGGGTATACCCAACCAGAATAGGCCCCGACAGCAGCATACAAGTAGCAGCTTTCAGAACATTTTCCAGAGTCCAAGTGTATTCGCCCGAAGAAGCTGCACCGCAGACAACGCCCCAAATCAGGGGAATCCAGGTAATCGGCTTCATCAGCTGCAAGCGAATTTTCCAAATAGAAGTCTCGCCAGAAGCAGCACCTTTCATGCCTAGCAGTTGCCGAGTTTTCGCACTGCGCTCAGCTGAGTTATCATTTGTTGGTTGTCCGTTGTCCGTTGTCATTTGCTAATAGGTAATAGGGACTGGGGACTGGGGGCTAGGGACTGGGGGTTGAGGGCTAGAAACTAGGGGTTAGGTAAGCCATTTTCCCAATTCCCAATCCCCAATCCCCAATTCCCAATTAAAACGAAATCGTTAAGTAACTATTTTGAAATTTAGCGCCTTTGACGGATTGACCGCTCAACTGGGGCGGCAAAGAGATATTACGTCGCTGGTCTCCAGCATCGATGGTGACTTCTGGGCCAGACTGGGTAAGTTTTACCTGTTTTTTGTCAAAACCAGGCAAGAATAAACGTACCTGACGGGCAGAGATATCAATCTCAATCGGTTTGGGAGCCGATGCAGCTTGACGCAAATCTGGGAGAGCTTCTATCAGGGGTTGCCAGTCACTAGGAGGACAGATAGGAAGAGAACTAACTGCCAAAGGGCTAAAGTTCACCGAGATGCCTTCTGTCACAGGCTCCTGGTTTAGCAGTACGCCGCCCACAGTCAGCCCGATTTGTTGGGCGCTACCCCACAGATACTGGGCAGTTGCCACAGCGGTAGGATCGCCTGTTGTCACCAAATAGGCAGCAGTCCGAGAGGGGTCTGCTATTGCTGCTTTCCCTCGTTCCAGCAGATTGTTCACCTCATTGGTGGGTTGTTGGGCGAAGTTGTCCCCAGTCCATGAGACGTTGAGGACAGCGCTGCTGATCGGTTGAATAAAGGGCGATACTGTTTTCCAGAGGTCGGAATCTTCCACTACTTTCCGGAAGCGACGGATATACCAGCTGAGTATTTCTGGCATACCCAACATCCGTAGGGTAGTCTGGTCGCCGCTGCCATCGTAAACGATCACGTCGTACTTGCCACTAGCATCGTACTCGCGGATGGCATTTAGAGCTAAGGCGCTATCCATCCCTGGCAATACGCCTAGTTCTTGACCGTAGACATTTTTTATCAGGGGTGTCCGGAGATATTGCGCCTCCAGTTTTTTGATTTCTTCCCAGCTGCGCTCTAGCAAGACGGCCGACTGGAACTGCACTACTTGCAAATTTTGAGTTATTTCCTGGGGGTCGGGACTGGTGGGTGTCCCCAGCAGCAATCCGAGGGATGGGCCGGGGTCAACTCCAGCCAGTAGAACTCGCGCTCCCTGGTTTGCCAGTTTTTTTGCAGCTGCGATCGCTACTGTTGTGCGACCAGTGCCGCCTTTGCCCAAAAAAGTTAAAATCAAGGCCATCTCTTTACTGTGCAGGTTTCAGTTCGTCTTCAAAGAACCATGTGGCTGAGTTGTCCTCGAATTGGACTACGACCCCAACGCCACTACCATCGGTCATTCTGTAACCTTGGATGGTTCCGACTTTCCCCAGTTTATTGACTATCGCGGGTGATACCCTGTCTCTGAGGCGGTATACTTTAACTTTTTGACCTATCTCCATTACTGCTCCAATGCAATCAACCATTCCACAGTGTAGGATGAAACCTTAGAGATTGGTTAAATTAGATAGCGGCGATCGCGCTTATTCTCATTTAGGGGTTGATTTAGGGCAAGGTATGCAGCAAAGCCAGGAAGCTCCTAACCTTAACATCTAGCTAGCTAGCTTCCCGCTGACTAGGGATTTAGGAGTATGGTTGTGCGCTCTATTCGCATAAAGTTTTATTGGACAAGCAAATTTTTCCCGCCTTATGAGTAAGATTGTCCGCCTTCACTTTTTAGCTTCTCATATCTTTCTGCTCTTGTGCTTTGCACTTCACATTTTTGTCAGGCCCTATAATAGTTTTCCTTGGAGCAACTTTATTTCATTTCTCACTTTATTTATTACTACTAT encodes the following:
- the chlG gene encoding chlorophyll synthase ChlG, with translation MTTDNGQPTNDNSAERSAKTRQLLGMKGAASGETSIWKIRLQLMKPITWIPLIWGVVCGAASSGEYTWTLENVLKAATCMLLSGPILVGYTQTLNDFYDRDIDAINEPYRPIPSGAISVPQVVTQILLLLFAGLGLSYVLDRWAGHDFPTITCIALGGTFLAYIYSAPPLKLKKNGWLGNYALGASYIALPWWTGHALFGELNATIMILTLFYSLAGLGIAVVNDFKSVEGDRQLGLQSLPVMFGVGTAAWICVLMIDIFQAGIAAYLISIHQNLYAAILILLIIPQITFQDMYFLRDPLKNDVKYQASAQPFLVLGMLVASLALGHAVYY
- a CDS encoding Get3/ArsA fold putative tail anchor-mediating ATPase NosAFP, with the protein product MALILTFLGKGGTGRTTVAIAAAKKLANQGARVLLAGVDPGPSLGLLLGTPTSPDPQEITQNLQVVQFQSAVLLERSWEEIKKLEAQYLRTPLIKNVYGQELGVLPGMDSALALNAIREYDASGKYDVIVYDGSGDQTTLRMLGMPEILSWYIRRFRKVVEDSDLWKTVSPFIQPISSAVLNVSWTGDNFAQQPTNEVNNLLERGKAAIADPSRTAAYLVTTGDPTAVATAQYLWGSAQQIGLTVGGVLLNQEPVTEGISVNFSPLAVSSLPICPPSDWQPLIEALPDLRQAASAPKPIEIDISARQVRLFLPGFDKKQVKLTQSGPEVTIDAGDQRRNISLPPQLSGQSVKGAKFQNSYLTISF
- the petP gene encoding cytochrome b6f subunit PetP — its product is MEIGQKVKVYRLRDRVSPAIVNKLGKVGTIQGYRMTDGSGVGVVVQFEDNSATWFFEDELKPAQ